A single genomic interval of Rosistilla ulvae harbors:
- a CDS encoding heparan-alpha-glucosaminide N-acetyltransferase domain-containing protein, translating to MSSAAVDPVATEARSSRVVSMDQFRGYAVAGMFVVNFLGGLSITHQVLKHNNTHFSWADSIMPGFLFACGFSYRLSVIKKVAKAGRRATWIGMLRRSLGLVLLSLVLYGLGSSFKTWAGVDSAGVHKFIAELIKADLWEVLAIIGVTQLLLVPVIECSPRVRLAIAIGLSILHIALSGWFNYWFVYGQPNWFDDWLGTTGRRAWDGGCFGLISWSVVMLAGSLVYDLMSSQSIRRAVGVLLVSGAVLMGLGYAASCLTTLYDVRETNAVPVVSDKDERFAASPVVPPWANLEGRSWGSLLAEAPFMEPPGTEQRKLNYWMMDKRVVTQSFIWFSIGMTCVVYAFFVLACDLGSLRVRLFALFGQNALIAYVIHHPVAEMVLQVVPKDSPLWWAATGMLIYFLITWLLVSAFANAFTPARPVKS from the coding sequence ATGTCTTCAGCCGCGGTAGATCCGGTGGCGACCGAGGCTCGGTCGTCTCGCGTTGTTTCGATGGACCAGTTTCGTGGCTATGCCGTTGCGGGAATGTTTGTCGTCAATTTTTTGGGCGGACTGTCGATCACGCACCAAGTGCTCAAGCACAATAACACGCACTTCAGCTGGGCCGATTCGATCATGCCCGGTTTCCTGTTCGCCTGCGGTTTTTCCTATCGGCTGTCGGTGATCAAGAAGGTTGCGAAAGCGGGCCGCCGGGCAACGTGGATCGGCATGCTGCGTCGTTCGCTCGGATTGGTGCTATTGTCGTTGGTGCTGTACGGATTGGGCAGCAGTTTCAAAACGTGGGCAGGCGTCGATTCGGCGGGGGTGCATAAGTTTATCGCCGAACTGATCAAAGCGGATTTGTGGGAGGTGTTGGCGATCATCGGCGTCACGCAACTGCTGCTGGTACCGGTGATCGAGTGCTCGCCGCGGGTGCGTTTGGCGATCGCGATCGGTCTGTCGATCCTGCACATTGCGCTGTCGGGATGGTTCAATTATTGGTTCGTCTACGGACAACCGAACTGGTTCGACGATTGGCTGGGAACGACCGGCCGCCGCGCGTGGGACGGCGGTTGCTTTGGATTGATCAGTTGGAGCGTGGTGATGCTGGCCGGTTCGTTGGTCTATGACCTCATGTCGAGTCAATCGATTCGCCGCGCCGTCGGCGTGCTGCTTGTCAGCGGAGCCGTCTTGATGGGGCTGGGCTATGCCGCTTCTTGCCTGACGACGCTTTATGATGTCCGCGAAACCAATGCGGTTCCGGTGGTTAGCGACAAAGACGAAAGGTTTGCCGCGTCGCCGGTCGTCCCGCCGTGGGCGAACCTGGAAGGACGATCGTGGGGATCGCTATTGGCGGAAGCTCCGTTTATGGAGCCGCCGGGAACCGAGCAGCGAAAACTGAACTACTGGATGATGGACAAGCGAGTTGTCACGCAAAGCTTCATCTGGTTTTCAATCGGAATGACCTGTGTGGTCTACGCGTTTTTTGTGCTCGCCTGCGATCTAGGATCGCTGCGCGTGCGGCTGTTTGCGCTGTTTGGCCAGAACGCTTTGATCGCCTACGTGATCCATCATCCCGTCGCCGAGATGGTTTTGCAGGTCGTTCCCAAGGACTCGCCGCTGTGGTGGGCGGCGACCGGAATGCTGATCTATTTCTTGATCACTTGGTTGCTGGTCTCGGCATTCGCCAATGCGTTTACGCCGGCGAGGCCAGTAAAGTCTTAA
- a CDS encoding DUF1559 family PulG-like putative transporter — protein sequence MSCVQGPRFRKTGFTLVELLVVIAIIGILVGLLLPAVQAAREAARRMQCTNNMKQFGIAMHTFHDVYRAFPMGDVPRAASDGYMYVQTHATIALLPFMEQTALQDAPGVNGDWYDAAASSDIETVVLETAICPSATNGPTNPVAQWGPAGDEIHSPSIGVPEFGAMHYAFCKGINDAWAVDWDRADQQASGFILAADGRRQRGSKKGYLNGPIPASEKGMFNRATKVRIAEVTDGTSNTFAMGEAAGGSAWPLCRGVNCTNPDFGGQRFEANFGWLVGQPGDEDLPSVLGTNAFGCTMERLNKWPVTDSYMALDSGGDRSDQQRDTTSSANGGLNSTSNFRSQHPGGGMFLLADGAVRFVSETIDMTLYRGSSTIGGGEALTGL from the coding sequence ATGTCTTGTGTCCAAGGTCCGCGTTTTCGAAAGACAGGCTTCACGCTTGTCGAGTTGTTGGTCGTTATTGCGATCATCGGCATTCTTGTTGGCTTGTTATTGCCAGCGGTTCAAGCGGCTCGCGAAGCCGCCCGTCGGATGCAGTGCACCAACAACATGAAGCAGTTTGGGATCGCGATGCACACGTTCCACGATGTTTACAGGGCGTTCCCTATGGGCGATGTGCCGCGGGCGGCCAGCGATGGTTACATGTACGTGCAAACCCATGCGACGATCGCATTGCTGCCGTTCATGGAACAGACGGCGTTGCAAGACGCACCTGGTGTCAACGGAGACTGGTACGACGCGGCCGCCAGTTCGGACATCGAAACGGTGGTGCTGGAGACGGCGATCTGTCCTTCGGCGACGAACGGGCCGACTAACCCGGTCGCTCAATGGGGACCGGCGGGGGATGAAATCCATTCTCCCAGTATCGGTGTGCCTGAGTTTGGGGCGATGCACTACGCTTTCTGCAAAGGGATCAACGATGCATGGGCTGTCGATTGGGACCGCGCTGACCAACAGGCATCTGGGTTCATCCTCGCTGCCGATGGTCGTCGTCAACGAGGATCGAAGAAGGGCTATTTGAACGGCCCGATTCCGGCTTCGGAAAAAGGGATGTTCAATCGCGCGACGAAGGTCCGGATTGCGGAGGTGACCGATGGGACAAGCAACACGTTTGCGATGGGCGAAGCAGCTGGGGGATCGGCCTGGCCGCTGTGCCGCGGGGTGAACTGCACCAATCCAGACTTTGGTGGTCAGCGGTTCGAAGCCAACTTTGGCTGGTTGGTTGGCCAGCCTGGAGACGAGGATCTGCCGAGCGTGCTGGGAACCAACGCCTTTGGTTGCACGATGGAACGCTTGAACAAATGGCCCGTCACCGACAGCTACATGGCGCTAGATTCAGGAGGCGACCGTAGCGACCAGCAACGCGATACCACCAGCAGTGCCAACGGCGGGCTCAACAGCACGTCGAACTTCCGCAGCCAACATCCGGGCGGCGGGATGTTCCTGTTGGCCGACGGGGCGGTCCGTTTCGTCAGCGAGACGATCGACATGACCCTGTATCGCGGCAGCTCGACGATCGGTGGGGGCGAAGCCCTCACCGGTCTCTAA
- a CDS encoding aspartate aminotransferase family protein, which yields MSDYLSSSDTVELFDQFVIPNYVRYPVNLVRGEGSKVWDSEGKEYLDLFPGWGCNLLGHCPPRIVEAVQKQVAELIHVPNTWYMQQQGQWAQLLSERSFGGQAFFCNSGAEANEAAIKLARLHTPAERYKIITFTGGFHGRTLGALTATAQPKYHEGLGPLVAGFTYCPFGDLAAVREAVSDQTCAIMLEPIQGEGGVQIPPDGFLQGLRELADEHGLVLIFDEVQTGCGRTGEWFGYKYFGVEPDIMTLAKSLCGGIAGGAMMARPEIAASLKPGTHASTFGGNPIAAAAGIAAIETIEAEGLLDHAKQLSQLIEDKANALVDQFEFVRQVRVAGLMIGIELDIEGAPIVAQCMKQGLLINCTQGNILRLLPAMNLELSDAERGLDIIAEALQAVGRESIEA from the coding sequence TTGAGTGATTACCTTTCGTCGTCCGACACCGTGGAATTGTTCGATCAATTTGTGATCCCCAACTACGTTCGCTACCCGGTGAATTTGGTCCGCGGCGAGGGTTCGAAGGTCTGGGACAGCGAAGGCAAAGAGTATTTGGACCTGTTCCCGGGCTGGGGCTGCAATCTTTTGGGACACTGCCCGCCGCGGATCGTCGAAGCGGTCCAAAAGCAGGTCGCCGAATTGATCCACGTCCCCAACACCTGGTACATGCAACAGCAGGGCCAGTGGGCTCAACTGTTGAGCGAGCGGAGCTTTGGCGGCCAAGCGTTTTTCTGCAACAGCGGTGCCGAAGCGAATGAAGCGGCGATCAAGCTGGCGCGGCTGCACACGCCCGCCGAACGCTACAAGATCATCACCTTCACCGGCGGTTTCCACGGCCGAACCCTTGGCGCCCTGACCGCTACCGCGCAACCAAAGTATCACGAGGGCTTGGGCCCGTTGGTCGCCGGGTTCACCTATTGTCCCTTTGGCGATCTGGCAGCGGTTCGCGAAGCGGTCAGCGATCAAACCTGTGCGATCATGCTCGAACCGATTCAAGGCGAAGGGGGCGTTCAAATTCCGCCCGACGGTTTCCTGCAAGGACTGCGAGAACTGGCCGACGAGCACGGCCTGGTACTAATTTTTGATGAAGTTCAAACCGGATGCGGCCGGACCGGCGAGTGGTTTGGATATAAGTATTTTGGTGTCGAACCCGATATCATGACGCTCGCCAAATCGCTCTGTGGCGGCATTGCCGGCGGAGCGATGATGGCCCGTCCCGAGATCGCTGCCAGCCTGAAACCAGGCACGCATGCGTCGACTTTTGGCGGCAATCCGATCGCGGCAGCCGCGGGAATTGCAGCGATCGAAACGATCGAAGCCGAGGGGCTGTTGGATCATGCAAAGCAATTGAGTCAATTGATCGAAGACAAGGCCAACGCGTTGGTCGATCAGTTTGAATTCGTACGCCAAGTGCGTGTCGCCGGGTTGATGATCGGTATCGAACTGGATATCGAAGGCGCACCGATCGTCGCTCAATGCATGAAACAAGGTCTGTTGATCAATTGCACCCAAGGTAACATCTTGCGTTTGCTGCCCGCAATGAATCTAGAACTCTCCGATGCGGAGCGTGGTCTGGACATCATCGCCGAAGCATTGCAAGCGGTTGGTCGCGAATCGATCGAAGCCTAA
- a CDS encoding heparan-alpha-glucosaminide N-acetyltransferase domain-containing protein — MTAAIENPSAAVDRSDSRKRIVSLDQFRGYTVVGMLLVNFLASFSVSPAVLKHHHDYCSYADTIMPQFLFAVGFAFRLTFGRRVQRDGAAAANWRMVRRLLGLMLVSIVIYNVSPPASTWEELVALGPAGILPELLKRNWFQTLMHIAVTSLWILPVIAATARVRCLWMVGSAIAHVLLSYWFNYAWVNTSPNGIDGGPLGFLTWSVPTLMGTLVCDAVIAGAGRAPLLRLAGWGCGLILLGYAMSCGTRMYDVTPALPISVSDSKLADDPVLPTAAQFHRWWDAKSWSDRLAEPPFVAPPDQSHRKWNYWMMSQRGGTLSYVTFCAGVSVLVYLLFYIACDLLTLRWSFFQTFGTNALAAYVLHEMVGMAVKPFIPKDSPGWYVASGLLLFFLITWTFVRSLEKQKIFLRL, encoded by the coding sequence ATGACGGCAGCCATCGAAAACCCATCCGCTGCCGTCGATCGATCCGACAGTCGCAAGCGAATCGTGTCATTGGATCAATTCCGCGGTTATACCGTTGTCGGAATGTTGTTAGTCAATTTCCTGGCCAGCTTTTCCGTCTCGCCAGCGGTGTTGAAGCACCATCACGATTACTGCAGTTATGCCGACACGATCATGCCGCAGTTTTTGTTTGCGGTTGGGTTTGCCTTTCGATTGACGTTTGGTCGACGAGTGCAGCGCGATGGCGCCGCGGCGGCCAACTGGCGGATGGTGCGGCGTCTGTTGGGACTGATGCTTGTCTCGATCGTGATCTACAACGTCTCCCCTCCTGCAAGCACCTGGGAAGAGTTGGTTGCGTTGGGGCCGGCGGGGATCCTGCCGGAACTGCTGAAGCGGAACTGGTTTCAAACGCTGATGCACATCGCGGTGACTTCGTTGTGGATCCTGCCGGTGATCGCCGCCACCGCGCGGGTTCGTTGTTTGTGGATGGTAGGAAGTGCGATCGCGCATGTGCTGCTGTCGTATTGGTTCAACTACGCATGGGTGAACACCAGCCCCAACGGAATCGATGGCGGGCCGTTGGGCTTCTTGACTTGGTCGGTTCCAACATTGATGGGCACATTGGTTTGCGACGCTGTGATTGCGGGGGCCGGCCGCGCGCCGCTGCTGCGTCTGGCCGGCTGGGGCTGCGGTTTGATTCTGCTTGGTTACGCGATGTCGTGTGGGACGCGAATGTACGACGTGACGCCAGCGCTGCCGATCTCGGTCAGCGATTCAAAGCTGGCGGACGATCCGGTGCTGCCAACCGCCGCACAGTTTCACCGTTGGTGGGACGCGAAATCGTGGAGCGACCGGCTAGCCGAGCCGCCGTTTGTGGCGCCGCCCGACCAGTCGCATCGCAAATGGAACTACTGGATGATGAGCCAACGCGGCGGGACGCTGTCGTACGTCACGTTCTGCGCTGGGGTTTCGGTGCTGGTCTATCTGCTGTTCTACATCGCGTGCGATCTGTTAACGCTGCGTTGGTCGTTCTTCCAGACGTTTGGAACCAATGCGTTGGCGGCGTACGTGTTGCACGAAATGGTCGGGATGGCGGTCAAGCCGTTCATTCCCAAAGACTCACCCGGCTGGTATGTCGCATCGGGACTGTTGCTGTTTTTTCTGATCACGTGGACGTTTGTCCGCAGTTTGGAGAAGCAGAAGATCTTCTTGCGGCTGTAG
- a CDS encoding SDR family oxidoreductase — protein sequence MSVLKDKVAVVVGGGTGIGAGIARGFAEAGCRVVIAGRRIETLQTFADSVASPHPIAVRSADVADRESVDSLFAWVAETIGPVDIVCNAAGINIATRSMAQMQPEQWDQVLAINATGGYNVMNAVLPAMRARRDGLIINISSIAGKRAIQLGGIAYCASKFAMTAMGTAASNEVRDEGVRITNVYPGEVNTPLLDKRPNPVSQEHRDSILQPEDFGALMVSIASLPPRAHVPEIVLKPTTQEWF from the coding sequence ATGAGTGTTTTGAAGGATAAGGTCGCCGTCGTCGTCGGTGGCGGGACGGGGATCGGCGCGGGGATCGCTCGCGGGTTTGCCGAAGCGGGCTGCCGCGTGGTGATCGCCGGACGTCGGATCGAAACGTTGCAAACATTTGCTGATTCGGTCGCTTCGCCCCACCCGATCGCTGTCCGGTCGGCTGATGTCGCCGATCGCGAGAGCGTCGACTCGCTGTTCGCTTGGGTTGCCGAAACGATCGGCCCTGTCGATATCGTCTGCAACGCGGCGGGAATCAACATCGCGACCCGTTCGATGGCGCAGATGCAGCCAGAGCAATGGGACCAAGTATTGGCGATCAATGCGACCGGCGGGTACAACGTGATGAATGCTGTTCTGCCCGCGATGCGAGCTCGCCGCGATGGCCTGATCATCAACATCTCCAGCATCGCCGGCAAACGCGCGATCCAGCTTGGCGGCATCGCTTATTGTGCCAGCAAGTTCGCCATGACTGCGATGGGAACCGCGGCGTCGAACGAAGTCCGCGACGAAGGTGTGCGGATCACCAACGTCTATCCGGGCGAAGTCAATACGCCGCTGTTGGACAAACGCCCCAATCCGGTCAGCCAAGAGCATCGCGATTCGATCCTGCAGCCAGAGGACTTTGGTGCGCTGATGGTCTCGATCGCCTCGCTGCCGCCGCGAGCTCATGTGCCGGAAATCGTGCTGAAGCCGACAACCCAAGAATGGTTTTAA
- the argF gene encoding ornithine carbamoyltransferase — protein MRHLRTLFDLSPAEVKQILATALTLKTRLAEGDRTPILPGRVLGLLFEKPSLRTRVSFEAGMAQLGGSSLFLGSDVGWKTRESASDFTRVIGQYLDVVVCRAKGHDRVEELAQFNALPVVNGLTDLSHPCQALADMLTILETFGTCSGKHIVFVGDGNNVARSLALICAMLDARFTLACPAGYEIDAPWIERIRSEYPDAQIEQVRDPMPAVADADAIYTDVWTSMGQEDERAERVKIFQDYQVNEALQAAAPKECQILHCLPAVRGEEITEGVIESPQSAIVQQAGNRMHAQKALLVWLIEPNWIAENVK, from the coding sequence ATGCGTCACCTACGCACGCTATTTGATCTCTCGCCCGCCGAAGTCAAACAAATCCTGGCGACCGCGCTGACACTGAAAACGCGACTGGCCGAAGGCGACCGAACGCCGATCTTGCCAGGCCGAGTGCTTGGTCTGCTTTTCGAAAAACCGAGCCTGCGGACTCGCGTCAGCTTTGAAGCCGGAATGGCGCAGCTGGGCGGATCGAGTCTGTTTCTCGGTTCGGATGTCGGATGGAAGACCCGGGAATCGGCAAGCGATTTCACCCGCGTGATCGGTCAGTATCTGGACGTCGTCGTCTGCCGAGCTAAAGGCCACGACCGCGTCGAAGAACTGGCGCAGTTCAACGCGTTGCCGGTCGTCAACGGCCTGACCGACCTGTCGCATCCCTGCCAAGCCTTGGCCGACATGCTGACGATCCTCGAGACGTTTGGCACATGTTCGGGCAAACACATAGTCTTTGTCGGCGACGGCAACAACGTCGCCCGCAGCTTGGCCCTGATCTGCGCGATGCTGGACGCTCGCTTCACCTTGGCCTGCCCCGCCGGATATGAGATCGATGCCCCGTGGATCGAGCGGATTCGCAGCGAATATCCCGACGCGCAAATCGAGCAGGTTCGCGACCCGATGCCGGCGGTAGCCGATGCCGACGCGATCTACACCGACGTCTGGACCAGCATGGGACAGGAGGACGAACGTGCCGAACGCGTCAAGATCTTCCAAGACTATCAAGTCAACGAAGCCCTGCAGGCGGCCGCTCCCAAGGAGTGCCAAATCCTCCACTGCCTGCCAGCGGTTCGCGGCGAAGAGATCACCGAAGGCGTGATCGAAAGCCCGCAGAGTGCGATCGTTCAGCAAGCCGGCAACCGCATGCACGCTCAAAAGGCGCTGTTGGTGTGGCTGATCGAACCGAACTGGATCGCGGAAAACGTCAAGTAA
- the argB gene encoding acetylglutamate kinase — MDQAIAKADTLIEAMGWIRQFRGKTTVIKLGGSLLDDTEALHHILLDVIFMETVGMRPVIVHGGGKAINRALAAEGIEPVFIKGRRVTDPGTLQIVRKVLAGETNTMITQEVERMGGRAMNLSFDTTCVLRGKKLELEGEADLGAVGYVTDVDRHVIESLSYTNQVPVIPSMCEGPDGNPLNVNADTAAMAVAQALGAEKLIFLSDVNGVRMDKDDPSTTIRSLTSEEAKELIASGVIDAGMIPKVEACLETLDRGVGKVHIVDGKLRHSLLLEIYTTSGIGTEIVKQRLPIQ, encoded by the coding sequence GTGGATCAGGCAATTGCCAAAGCGGACACCTTAATCGAAGCGATGGGCTGGATCCGTCAATTCCGAGGTAAGACGACCGTCATCAAGCTCGGCGGCAGCTTGCTGGACGATACCGAAGCGCTCCATCACATCCTGCTGGACGTGATCTTTATGGAAACCGTCGGGATGCGCCCCGTGATCGTGCACGGCGGCGGCAAGGCGATCAATCGCGCGCTGGCTGCCGAGGGAATCGAGCCGGTCTTTATTAAAGGACGCCGCGTGACCGATCCCGGCACGCTGCAGATCGTCCGCAAGGTGCTCGCTGGCGAAACCAACACGATGATCACGCAGGAAGTCGAGCGGATGGGAGGTCGGGCGATGAACCTGAGCTTCGATACGACCTGCGTTTTGCGAGGCAAAAAACTCGAACTCGAAGGCGAAGCCGACCTCGGCGCCGTCGGTTACGTCACCGATGTCGACCGCCACGTGATCGAGAGCCTCTCTTATACTAACCAGGTCCCCGTGATCCCTTCGATGTGCGAGGGCCCCGACGGCAATCCGCTGAACGTCAACGCCGACACCGCCGCGATGGCTGTCGCCCAGGCGTTGGGAGCCGAGAAGTTGATCTTCTTGAGCGACGTCAACGGCGTCCGAATGGACAAAGACGATCCCAGCACGACGATCCGCTCGCTGACAAGCGAGGAAGCAAAAGAACTGATCGCGTCGGGCGTGATCGACGCGGGAATGATCCCGAAAGTCGAAGCCTGTCTGGAGACGTTGGACCGCGGCGTGGGCAAGGTTCACATCGTCGATGGCAAACTGCGACACTCCCTGTTGCTGGAAATCTATACGACCAGCGGCATCGGGACTGAGATCGTCAAGCAACGGCTGCCGATTCAATAA
- the scpB gene encoding SMC-Scp complex subunit ScpB yields the protein MDDDNTADEEQEGKAKVDDELVDELGESEEDEAEVEAEDEAEDEAEDEAEDEAEDEAEDEAEDEAEDEAEDEAEDEAEDEAEDEAEDEAEDEAEDDFSLDDLGAAYAEAMVEAGLMPEPPPAEVADTEAVEEAAAAEIDPIDEQLIEPPTPEGIVEAALFIGHPENKPLTAKELARVMRDVSPKEVESIIESLNAIYREDGHAMRIDKEQGGYRMLLSPEVDAVRRVFYGKVREARLSQVALEILALVAYQPGISAPDLSNQRGRDCGPLLNQLVRRRLLDVTREKAEGEGRAVPKYYPTQRFLNLFGLGSLEDLPQVDEDVLPM from the coding sequence ATGGATGACGACAACACTGCCGACGAGGAACAAGAAGGTAAAGCCAAGGTCGACGACGAACTCGTCGATGAGCTAGGCGAGTCCGAGGAAGACGAAGCAGAGGTTGAAGCAGAAGACGAAGCAGAAGACGAAGCAGAAGACGAAGCAGAAGACGAAGCAGAAGACGAAGCAGAAGACGAAGCAGAAGACGAAGCAGAAGACGAAGCAGAAGACGAAGCAGAAGACGAAGCAGAAGACGAAGCAGAAGACGAAGCAGAAGACGAAGCAGAAGACGAAGCAGAAGACGATTTTTCGTTGGACGATCTCGGCGCAGCTTATGCCGAGGCGATGGTTGAAGCTGGGCTGATGCCCGAACCGCCGCCTGCGGAAGTGGCCGACACCGAAGCGGTGGAGGAGGCGGCGGCGGCTGAAATCGATCCGATCGACGAACAGCTGATCGAACCGCCGACGCCCGAGGGAATCGTCGAAGCCGCGTTGTTCATCGGGCACCCCGAAAACAAGCCGTTGACCGCCAAAGAACTCGCTCGCGTGATGCGCGATGTGAGTCCCAAGGAGGTCGAATCGATCATCGAATCGCTCAACGCGATCTATCGCGAGGATGGGCACGCGATGCGGATTGACAAGGAACAGGGGGGCTACCGGATGTTATTGTCGCCCGAGGTCGATGCGGTTCGCCGTGTCTTTTACGGCAAAGTGCGCGAGGCGCGGCTGTCGCAGGTGGCTCTGGAGATTCTGGCCTTGGTCGCCTACCAGCCCGGCATCTCGGCTCCCGATCTCTCCAATCAACGCGGCCGCGATTGTGGTCCGCTGTTGAATCAATTGGTCCGGCGACGCTTGTTGGACGTCACGCGAGAGAAAGCCGAAGGAGAGGGCCGCGCGGTCCCCAAATATTATCCGACGCAGCGTTTCTTGAACTTATTCGGATTGGGCAGTCTCGAGGATCTGCCGCAGGTCGACGAAGATGTGCTGCCGATGTAA